One window of Tepidanaerobacter acetatoxydans Re1 genomic DNA carries:
- a CDS encoding ABC transporter permease: MNEFPDFFQIDFGVHVEAFVHWLTLNFQGFFDALTVGIKWIVFNMQSILNFIPCFIFIFLIFLIGWRTKNIKSGISYAVMITLIGLLGLWDEMLFTLSIVLTSVILCILIGVPLGIYTAYNSKAEIILNPILDGMQTMPSFVYLIPAMIFFGLGTVPAVFATIIYSTPPCIRLTSLAIKNVPEEMREAAYSFGSSRWQTLIKVELPQAMPTIMAGINQTTMMAMSMVVISSMIGAKGLGENVLIAINRSDIAMGFNSGISIVFLAIIIDRITQQVSNTYEHV; encoded by the coding sequence ATGAATGAATTTCCAGATTTTTTTCAGATTGATTTTGGCGTACATGTAGAAGCTTTTGTCCACTGGCTTACATTAAATTTTCAAGGTTTTTTTGATGCCTTGACTGTAGGTATAAAATGGATTGTCTTTAATATGCAATCTATACTAAACTTTATACCTTGTTTCATTTTTATATTCCTCATCTTTTTGATCGGATGGAGGACTAAAAATATAAAATCCGGCATATCTTATGCCGTTATGATTACTTTAATAGGATTGCTTGGACTTTGGGATGAAATGTTATTCACATTATCTATTGTGCTTACATCAGTTATTTTATGTATATTGATAGGCGTTCCGCTGGGAATTTATACAGCCTATAATTCAAAAGCCGAAATAATTTTAAACCCTATCCTAGATGGTATGCAAACAATGCCGAGTTTTGTTTACCTTATTCCGGCTATGATTTTCTTTGGACTAGGAACAGTTCCGGCGGTTTTTGCAACAATTATTTACTCTACACCACCTTGTATTAGGCTTACGAGTTTAGCTATAAAAAATGTTCCAGAAGAGATGCGAGAAGCCGCTTATTCTTTTGGATCTTCGCGCTGGCAAACTTTAATTAAAGTCGAACTTCCCCAAGCAATGCCTACAATTATGGCAGGTATAAACCAAACAACAATGATGGCTATGTCAATGGTAGTTATATCCTCAATGATCGGTGCTAAAGGACTTGGCGAAAATGTTCTGATAGCCATCAATAGATCAGACATAGCTATGGGCTTTAATTCGGGTATAAGTATTGTCTTCCTTGCAATAATTATCGATCGAATCACCCAGCAGGTTTCAAATACGTATGAACATGTATAA
- a CDS encoding quaternary amine ABC transporter ATP-binding protein gives MTEKIVVKDLVKIFGPKPKVALKKLNEGWSKKKILDELGHTVGVNRASFSVKDGEFFVIMGLSGSGKSTLIRCLNLLNKPDAGEIIIDGENIVKYNKDQLREFRQKKAAMVFQNFGLFTHRTVLENVEYGLEIRNVSKDEREKIARKTLEIVGLKGWEDKMPGELSGGMQQRVGLARALANDPDILLMDEPFSALDPLIRREMQLELLDIQSQLKKTIVFITHDVNEAFRLGDRVAVMRDGRIVQIGTPEEILNNPSNEYIEDFVRDVDRTKVVQAKNIMMKPNALVSINDGVRVAIKEMRLNAISSVFVVNDERKIEGIVTIDDCVKAVKDGKSSLENLLKHDYYKTKEDVYIKDLLEIGTKSRYPIVVVDDNDKLLGIIVRTSILSGLLH, from the coding sequence ATGACAGAAAAGATTGTAGTAAAAGATTTGGTTAAAATCTTTGGTCCAAAACCAAAAGTTGCTCTTAAAAAGCTCAATGAAGGTTGGTCAAAGAAAAAAATTTTAGATGAATTAGGCCATACTGTAGGTGTAAACAGGGCATCCTTTTCCGTTAAAGATGGAGAGTTCTTTGTAATTATGGGACTTTCCGGTAGCGGCAAATCAACTTTAATTAGATGCTTAAATCTTTTAAATAAACCTGATGCCGGCGAAATAATAATAGATGGTGAAAACATCGTAAAATACAACAAAGATCAATTGCGGGAATTTAGACAGAAAAAGGCTGCAATGGTTTTTCAAAACTTTGGGCTGTTTACTCATAGAACTGTCTTGGAAAATGTAGAATATGGATTGGAAATAAGAAATGTCAGCAAAGATGAGCGAGAAAAGATAGCCAGAAAAACCCTTGAGATTGTCGGTCTTAAGGGTTGGGAAGATAAAATGCCCGGTGAATTGAGCGGCGGCATGCAGCAAAGAGTCGGTCTTGCGAGAGCACTTGCCAATGATCCTGATATCCTTTTGATGGATGAGCCTTTTAGTGCATTAGATCCTCTCATTAGACGAGAAATGCAATTAGAGCTGCTTGACATTCAATCACAATTAAAAAAGACCATAGTCTTTATAACTCACGATGTAAACGAAGCTTTTAGATTAGGAGATAGAGTTGCAGTAATGCGAGACGGGAGAATTGTTCAAATAGGAACCCCTGAGGAGATACTAAATAATCCATCTAATGAATATATTGAAGACTTCGTAAGAGATGTTGATCGCACAAAAGTAGTGCAAGCTAAGAACATAATGATGAAACCTAATGCATTAGTTTCAATAAATGACGGCGTGCGAGTTGCAATAAAGGAAATGCGCTTAAATGCCATATCTAGCGTATTTGTCGTAAATGACGAGAGGAAAATTGAAGGTATCGTAACCATAGATGACTGCGTAAAAGCCGTAAAAGATGGAAAGTCATCCCTGGAAAATTTATTAAAACATGACTACTATAAAACTAAGGAAGATGTATATATAAAAGACCTTCTGGAAATAGGAACTAAATCAAGATACCCTATAGTGGTTGTAGATGACAATGATAAGCTTTTAGGGATTATAGTAAGAACTTCGATTCTTTCAGGACTATTGCATTAG
- a CDS encoding DUF6612 family protein, producing MLSRKIGNKFLIALLIMLLVAPTAFAGEQVKLIFNGKEYQADVTLKDGVTYVQSAALNKIPGLEVGNDPIVPIRKLFESQGGVVSWDNDNNQVIVSWREKAGDLTADELVIKYSESLKEANTYKMKGSYQLEFGVEGVQDLIEIPNMPKMEATIEGIFQYEPMAMYIKQTMNMPLDELEELGLSPEELEAEGLDEEMVTEIVWLDNAIYQKNPGFDQWIVQDLAEVEGMPDINELMQITPQQSMEMMNKAGVINVFGEDVEKDGREYYTIKNYIDADSFKSLVEETMNNFDITAFIEAAGAQSDMDAQEAEDFNEMFEKVFETILNNINAVYYIDTLVDKETLLPDYMNFDLNMQIDLKPLIEIIAAMEEVDETEELSEILEMPISLELKMKGDYQLYDYGADLELPDLSDAISQEEYIQQLMELMEQAEQD from the coding sequence ATGTTATCTAGGAAGATAGGAAATAAGTTTTTAATTGCTTTACTTATCATGCTTTTAGTAGCACCTACGGCTTTTGCCGGAGAACAGGTCAAGTTGATTTTTAACGGTAAGGAATATCAGGCAGACGTTACTTTAAAAGACGGTGTTACTTATGTGCAGTCTGCAGCTCTTAATAAAATCCCAGGTTTAGAAGTAGGAAACGATCCAATCGTTCCAATTCGAAAATTATTTGAAAGTCAAGGCGGGGTGGTATCCTGGGATAATGACAATAATCAGGTAATAGTATCTTGGAGGGAAAAAGCAGGAGATCTTACAGCAGACGAGCTAGTTATAAAGTATTCTGAAAGCCTTAAAGAGGCTAATACTTATAAGATGAAAGGCAGCTATCAGCTTGAGTTTGGAGTTGAAGGAGTTCAGGATTTAATTGAAATTCCGAATATGCCAAAAATGGAAGCTACAATTGAAGGAATTTTTCAATACGAACCAATGGCCATGTATATAAAGCAAACCATGAATATGCCTTTGGATGAGCTGGAGGAGTTGGGGCTTAGTCCCGAAGAATTGGAAGCAGAAGGCCTTGATGAAGAGATGGTTACAGAGATTGTTTGGCTGGACAATGCTATTTATCAGAAGAACCCCGGGTTTGACCAGTGGATAGTTCAGGATTTGGCTGAGGTAGAGGGGATGCCTGATATTAATGAGTTAATGCAAATTACCCCTCAACAATCTATGGAAATGATGAATAAGGCCGGTGTTATTAATGTATTCGGTGAAGATGTAGAAAAAGATGGTAGAGAATATTACACCATTAAAAACTATATTGATGCTGATAGCTTTAAGAGTTTAGTAGAAGAAACCATGAACAATTTTGATATAACAGCATTTATAGAAGCTGCCGGTGCACAATCGGATATGGATGCACAGGAAGCTGAAGATTTTAATGAAATGTTTGAAAAGGTATTTGAGACTATTCTTAATAACATCAATGCCGTATACTATATAGATACCTTAGTTGATAAAGAAACCTTATTACCCGACTACATGAATTTCGATTTAAATATGCAAATAGACCTCAAACCATTGATAGAGATAATAGCAGCAATGGAAGAAGTAGATGAAACTGAAGAATTATCGGAAATTCTGGAAATGCCGATAAGTCTTGAATTAAAGATGAAAGGCGACTATCAATTGTATGATTACGGAGCCGACCTTGAGCTTCCTGATCTAAGCGATGCCATTAGCCAGGAAGAATATATACAACAGTTAATGGAATTAATGGAGCAAGCAGAGCAAGATTAA
- a CDS encoding DUF3298 and DUF4163 domain-containing protein has product MIQNQPRATIKTHRIKKERLDVEYPAVEGLADKNVEQYINSVLMSIVNTLIEKTGYYENPATDVTGRYHIRTNENGFLSISIEMYWFAGGAHGMTVLKSVTFDLGTGSIYRLEDLFKENVNYVKSLSDIIKRQIKEKNIPLIVDFTEIKPDQDFYIENRTLMIYFQLYELAPYVYGFVTFPIPTREIQDIISANGPLC; this is encoded by the coding sequence ATGATACAAAATCAACCCCGTGCGACTATTAAAACTCACCGTATAAAAAAAGAAAGATTGGATGTAGAATATCCGGCAGTCGAAGGATTGGCCGATAAAAACGTGGAACAGTATATCAATTCAGTTTTAATGAGTATTGTAAATACCTTGATAGAGAAAACCGGTTATTATGAAAACCCCGCAACTGATGTGACGGGAAGATATCATATAAGAACAAATGAGAATGGCTTTTTAAGCATTTCCATCGAAATGTATTGGTTTGCGGGTGGTGCTCACGGTATGACGGTCTTAAAATCAGTTACTTTCGATTTGGGCACCGGAAGCATATACCGCCTGGAAGATCTTTTTAAAGAAAATGTGAATTATGTAAAGTCCCTGTCCGATATAATAAAACGTCAAATAAAGGAAAAAAACATACCTCTTATAGTTGATTTTACCGAGATAAAGCCCGACCAGGATTTTTATATAGAAAACAGGACTCTTATGATATATTTCCAGTTATATGAACTTGCACCTTATGTTTATGGTTTCGTAACTTTTCCCATACCTACCCGAGAGATCCAGGATATCATTAGCGCAAATGGGCCCCTCTGTTAG